One Acropora palmata chromosome 2, jaAcrPala1.3, whole genome shotgun sequence genomic window carries:
- the LOC141870989 gene encoding serine/threonine-protein phosphatase CPPED1-like, producing MAEGALRKAEGKKYPGFTYEKEGEWRGPFCFIHAADTQFGLIDSWNEVPPEEQTWEKEIVLTRKAISAANKLSPKPRFFVVCGDLVNAFPCEKFNASQVEDFKGIFQELDASIPLVCVCGNHDIGDSPTQQSLEKYKSNFGDDFYSFWVGGVFFLVLNSQFYKEASQVMDYKLEQDKWLDEQLALLNQWKPKHVVVFQHIPWFFGNPQEKDHYFNIETNLRIQMLTKLKNAGVKYVFAGHYHRNAGGFDEDLEMIITSAVGQQINNDKGSGMRIVTVTQDKIAHEYHELDSVPSNVAL from the exons ATGGCGGAAGGTGCCCTGAGAAaagctgaaggaaaaaaatacccAGGTTTCACATACGAAAAAGAAGGAGAGTGGAGAGGACCGTTCTGTTTTATACATGCTGCAGATACACAGTTTGGCCTGATAGATTCGTGGAATGAAGTCCCACCAGAGGAACAAACTTGGGAAAAGGAAATAGTCCTAACTCGCAAAGCCATTTCGGCTGCAAACAAGCTCTCACCGAAACCGAGGTTTTTTGTGGTATGCGGCGACCTCGTGAATGCATTTCCCTGCGAAAAATTTAACGCTTCACAAGTTGAGGATTTTAAAGGAATTTTCCAAGAGTTGGACGCCAGCATACCCCTCGTCTGTGTCTGCGGAAATCATGACATCGGTGATTCGCCAACACAGCAGTCCttggaaaaatacaaaagtaaTTTTGGAGATGACTTCTACTCCTTTTGGGTTGGAG gtgttttctttcttgttctcAATAGTCAATTTTACAAAGAAGCCAGTCAAGTTATGGACTATAAACTAGAACAAGACAAATGGCTAGATGAACAGCTTGCGTTACTAAATCAGTGGAAACCAAagcatgttgttgttttccagCACATTCCTTGGTTTTTTGGGAATCCCCAAGAGAAAGACCATTACTTCAATATTGAGACAAACTTGCGAATACagatgttaacaaaattaaagaatgCAGGAGTAAAGTATGTGTTTGCAGGCCATTATCATAGAAATGCTGGTGGCTTTGATGAAGATCTGGAAATGATAATCACCAGTGCTGTTggtcaacaaataaacaacgACAAAGGTTCAGGGATGAGAATTGTTACTGTGACACAAGATAAAATAGCTCATGAGTATCATGAACTAGACAGTGTGCCCTCTAATGTTGCCCTATAG
- the LOC141870905 gene encoding protein SERAC1-like isoform X2, producing MTWRGPLQLCASILAGAGFVTWKIAHNIDNLLIKNQNHASQFDLTINVREEKSNVDLAECVQVPWLEDAWMKLTHADDWHKTVFSDMHIPDSLIVNFSKALSSPLLLNLSVSQKFLNFLQDLNNEDIRILETQILASLDISDERQTEKLNELVESCDNRVLVGLARCPGLGTKLLGVHRIDSEVELPSPDSIENDLKALLLKLPLSGLDPCTIWFTQNAVLTGKSASQHQRPLFWSFSGESLSLARTLSSMPAEQVELYYLKALTRHSMVPSHRSLMLENGILDVIFREIKHRFHSLRIKREIGLLLGNLALEESAHDGMVEQGCLPVLRSWLYSDDLALFSHAVRTLANLDRDFCKDESYEDGVYLLHPQGRHSSQIEADVIFVHGLRGGPFMTWRQQEEKTSSGKNGTECWPRSWLVRDIPNIRVLMVEYDTSLTHWVSQCPQQPETRSLMYRSEEIRCKLRKAGVGKRPVIWVVHSMGGLLVKQLLLDAEENDEFHCMYDNTKGIVFYSTPHLGSALASYSSQARHLLLPSVEVKELCQSSPFLASLHENFLGLVDRHPDVKLLSFGETEPMKLSWMLQTVLVTNDSADLGVGEFLPLDVNHVDVCEITVIYKGETIH from the exons ATGACATGGAGAG GTCCACTACAGCTTTGTGCCTCAATTTTGGCAGG AGCTGGCTTTGTGACTTGGAAAATTGCTCATAACATCGACAATCTTCtgatcaaaaatcaaaatcatgCTTCCCAATTTGATTTGACCATTAATGTTCGTGAAGAGAAAAGCAATGTAGATTTGGCTGAATGTGTGCAAG TGCCATGGCTGGAAGATGCTTGGATGAAGCTTACTCATGCAGATGATTGGCACAAAACTGTCTTTTCTGATATGCATATTCCAGACAGTCTGATTGTCAATTTTTCCAAAG CTTTGTCATCGCCACTGTTACTTAACTTGTCTGTTTCTCAGAAGTTCCTAAATTTCCTTCAAGACTTAAATAACGAGGATATTAGAATACTGGAGACTCAAATCCTTGCATCCCTTGATATTTCTGATG AGAGACAAACAGAAAAGTTGAATGAACTAGTGGAGTCTTGTGACAACAGAGTATTAGTTGGTTTGGCCAGATGTCCAGGATTAGGCACCAAGCTTCTTGGAGTTCATAGAATCGACTCAGAG GTCGAGTTACCATCACCTGATTCGATTGAAAATGACTTGAAAGCGTTACTTCTCAAGTTGCCTCTTTCCGGCTTGGATCCTTGTACGATATGGTTCACTCAAAATGCAGTCTTAACTGGAAAATCAGCGAGTCAACATCAAAGG CCCCTTTTTTGGAGTTTTAGTGGAGAGAGTTTGTCGCTTGCTCGCACACTCAGCTCAATGCCAGCAGAACAGGTGGAATTGTATTACCTCAAAGCGTTGACAAGACACTCCATG GTTCCCAGTCACCGTTCTCTTATGTTAGAGAATGGAATATTGGATGTCATCTTTCGTGAAATCAAGCACCGATTTCACAGCCTGCGAATCAAACGAGAGATTGGCTTGTTACTTGGTAACCTAGCCCTCGAAGAAAGTGCTCATGATGGTATGGTCGAGCAAG GGTGCCTACCTGTGTTACGATCATGGCTATACTCTGAT GATTTGGCGTTGTTTAGTCACGCTGTTCGAACCTTGGCTAACCTTGACAGAGACTTCTGCAAAGATGAATCTTATGAGGACGGTGTGTACCTTTTGCATCCTCAAGGGCGACACTC TTCTCAGATTGAAGCTGATGTGATATTTGTTCATGGACTTCGTGGTGGACCGTTCATGACTTGGAGACAGCAGGAAGAGAAAACTTCGTCTGGCAAAAATGGAACGGAATGCTGGCCCAGG tcTTGGTTGGTACGTGACATTCCCAACATCCGAGTTCTCATGGTAGAGTATGATACGTCACTCACACACTGGGTATCCCAGTGTCCTCAGCAACCGGAGAC GCGGTCGCTAATGTATCGTAGTGAGGAGATAAGGTGCAAGTTACGAAAGGCAGGCGTTGGTAAAAGGCCAGTGATTTGGGTGGTTCATTCAATGGGAG GTTTGTTGGTCAAGCAACTACTGTTGGACGCCGAGGAAAACGACGAGTTTCA CTGTATGTACGACAACACAAAGGGTATCGTGTTTTACAGCACACCGCATTTGGGATCAGCTTTAGCTTCGTACTCGTCCCAGGCCCGCCACCTCTTACTACCATCGGTTGAGGTCAAGGAATTGTGTCAGA GCTCTCCCTTCCTGGCCAGTCTTCACGAAAATTTCCTGGGCTTGGTTGATCGACACCCTGATGTCAAGTTGCTAAGCTTTGGTGAGACGGAACCAATGAAATTATCCTGGATGCTGCAAACTGTTTTGGTTACTAATGATTCTGCTG ATCTTGGCGTTGGGGAATTCTTACCTCTTGATGTAAACCACGTGGATGTGT GTGAAATCACAGTAATCTATAAAGGAGAAACGATTCACTGA
- the LOC141870905 gene encoding protein SERAC1-like isoform X1: MTWRGPLQLCASILAGAGFVTWKIAHNIDNLLIKNQNHASQFDLTINVREEKSNVDLAECVQVPWLEDAWMKLTHADDWHKTVFSDMHIPDSLIVNFSKALSSPLLLNLSVSQKFLNFLQDLNNEDIRILETQILASLDISDERQTEKLNELVESCDNRVLVGLARCPGLGTKLLGVHRIDSEVELPSPDSIENDLKALLLKLPLSGLDPCTIWFTQNAVLTGKSASQHQRPLFWSFSGESLSLARTLSSMPAEQVELYYLKALTRHSMVPSHRSLMLENGILDVIFREIKHRFHSLRIKREIGLLLGNLALEESAHDGMVEQGCLPVLRSWLYSDDLALFSHAVRTLANLDRDFCKDESYEDGVYLLHPQGRHSSQIEADVIFVHGLRGGPFMTWRQQEEKTSSGKNGTECWPRSWLVRDIPNIRVLMVEYDTSLTHWVSQCPQQPETRSLMYRSEEIRCKLRKAGVGKRPVIWVVHSMGGLLVKQLLLDAEENDEFHCMYDNTKGIVFYSTPHLGSALASYSSQARHLLLPSVEVKELCQSSPFLASLHENFLGLVDRHPDVKLLSFGETEPMKLSWMLQTVLVTNDSADLGVGEFLPLDVNHVDVCKPSSQSDERYVRTAQFIKELISK, translated from the exons ATGACATGGAGAG GTCCACTACAGCTTTGTGCCTCAATTTTGGCAGG AGCTGGCTTTGTGACTTGGAAAATTGCTCATAACATCGACAATCTTCtgatcaaaaatcaaaatcatgCTTCCCAATTTGATTTGACCATTAATGTTCGTGAAGAGAAAAGCAATGTAGATTTGGCTGAATGTGTGCAAG TGCCATGGCTGGAAGATGCTTGGATGAAGCTTACTCATGCAGATGATTGGCACAAAACTGTCTTTTCTGATATGCATATTCCAGACAGTCTGATTGTCAATTTTTCCAAAG CTTTGTCATCGCCACTGTTACTTAACTTGTCTGTTTCTCAGAAGTTCCTAAATTTCCTTCAAGACTTAAATAACGAGGATATTAGAATACTGGAGACTCAAATCCTTGCATCCCTTGATATTTCTGATG AGAGACAAACAGAAAAGTTGAATGAACTAGTGGAGTCTTGTGACAACAGAGTATTAGTTGGTTTGGCCAGATGTCCAGGATTAGGCACCAAGCTTCTTGGAGTTCATAGAATCGACTCAGAG GTCGAGTTACCATCACCTGATTCGATTGAAAATGACTTGAAAGCGTTACTTCTCAAGTTGCCTCTTTCCGGCTTGGATCCTTGTACGATATGGTTCACTCAAAATGCAGTCTTAACTGGAAAATCAGCGAGTCAACATCAAAGG CCCCTTTTTTGGAGTTTTAGTGGAGAGAGTTTGTCGCTTGCTCGCACACTCAGCTCAATGCCAGCAGAACAGGTGGAATTGTATTACCTCAAAGCGTTGACAAGACACTCCATG GTTCCCAGTCACCGTTCTCTTATGTTAGAGAATGGAATATTGGATGTCATCTTTCGTGAAATCAAGCACCGATTTCACAGCCTGCGAATCAAACGAGAGATTGGCTTGTTACTTGGTAACCTAGCCCTCGAAGAAAGTGCTCATGATGGTATGGTCGAGCAAG GGTGCCTACCTGTGTTACGATCATGGCTATACTCTGAT GATTTGGCGTTGTTTAGTCACGCTGTTCGAACCTTGGCTAACCTTGACAGAGACTTCTGCAAAGATGAATCTTATGAGGACGGTGTGTACCTTTTGCATCCTCAAGGGCGACACTC TTCTCAGATTGAAGCTGATGTGATATTTGTTCATGGACTTCGTGGTGGACCGTTCATGACTTGGAGACAGCAGGAAGAGAAAACTTCGTCTGGCAAAAATGGAACGGAATGCTGGCCCAGG tcTTGGTTGGTACGTGACATTCCCAACATCCGAGTTCTCATGGTAGAGTATGATACGTCACTCACACACTGGGTATCCCAGTGTCCTCAGCAACCGGAGAC GCGGTCGCTAATGTATCGTAGTGAGGAGATAAGGTGCAAGTTACGAAAGGCAGGCGTTGGTAAAAGGCCAGTGATTTGGGTGGTTCATTCAATGGGAG GTTTGTTGGTCAAGCAACTACTGTTGGACGCCGAGGAAAACGACGAGTTTCA CTGTATGTACGACAACACAAAGGGTATCGTGTTTTACAGCACACCGCATTTGGGATCAGCTTTAGCTTCGTACTCGTCCCAGGCCCGCCACCTCTTACTACCATCGGTTGAGGTCAAGGAATTGTGTCAGA GCTCTCCCTTCCTGGCCAGTCTTCACGAAAATTTCCTGGGCTTGGTTGATCGACACCCTGATGTCAAGTTGCTAAGCTTTGGTGAGACGGAACCAATGAAATTATCCTGGATGCTGCAAACTGTTTTGGTTACTAATGATTCTGCTG ATCTTGGCGTTGGGGAATTCTTACCTCTTGATGTAAACCACGTGGATGTGTGTAAGCCTAGTAGCCAGTCAGATGAAAGATATGTAAGGACGGCCCAGTTCATAAAAGAGTTGATATCGAAATGA
- the LOC141870905 gene encoding protein SERAC1-like isoform X3: protein MKLTHADDWHKTVFSDMHIPDSLIVNFSKALSSPLLLNLSVSQKFLNFLQDLNNEDIRILETQILASLDISDERQTEKLNELVESCDNRVLVGLARCPGLGTKLLGVHRIDSEVELPSPDSIENDLKALLLKLPLSGLDPCTIWFTQNAVLTGKSASQHQRPLFWSFSGESLSLARTLSSMPAEQVELYYLKALTRHSMVPSHRSLMLENGILDVIFREIKHRFHSLRIKREIGLLLGNLALEESAHDGMVEQGCLPVLRSWLYSDDLALFSHAVRTLANLDRDFCKDESYEDGVYLLHPQGRHSSQIEADVIFVHGLRGGPFMTWRQQEEKTSSGKNGTECWPRSWLVRDIPNIRVLMVEYDTSLTHWVSQCPQQPETRSLMYRSEEIRCKLRKAGVGKRPVIWVVHSMGGLLVKQLLLDAEENDEFHCMYDNTKGIVFYSTPHLGSALASYSSQARHLLLPSVEVKELCQSSPFLASLHENFLGLVDRHPDVKLLSFGETEPMKLSWMLQTVLVTNDSADLGVGEFLPLDVNHVDVCKPSSQSDERYVRTAQFIKELISK, encoded by the exons ATGAAGCTTACTCATGCAGATGATTGGCACAAAACTGTCTTTTCTGATATGCATATTCCAGACAGTCTGATTGTCAATTTTTCCAAAG CTTTGTCATCGCCACTGTTACTTAACTTGTCTGTTTCTCAGAAGTTCCTAAATTTCCTTCAAGACTTAAATAACGAGGATATTAGAATACTGGAGACTCAAATCCTTGCATCCCTTGATATTTCTGATG AGAGACAAACAGAAAAGTTGAATGAACTAGTGGAGTCTTGTGACAACAGAGTATTAGTTGGTTTGGCCAGATGTCCAGGATTAGGCACCAAGCTTCTTGGAGTTCATAGAATCGACTCAGAG GTCGAGTTACCATCACCTGATTCGATTGAAAATGACTTGAAAGCGTTACTTCTCAAGTTGCCTCTTTCCGGCTTGGATCCTTGTACGATATGGTTCACTCAAAATGCAGTCTTAACTGGAAAATCAGCGAGTCAACATCAAAGG CCCCTTTTTTGGAGTTTTAGTGGAGAGAGTTTGTCGCTTGCTCGCACACTCAGCTCAATGCCAGCAGAACAGGTGGAATTGTATTACCTCAAAGCGTTGACAAGACACTCCATG GTTCCCAGTCACCGTTCTCTTATGTTAGAGAATGGAATATTGGATGTCATCTTTCGTGAAATCAAGCACCGATTTCACAGCCTGCGAATCAAACGAGAGATTGGCTTGTTACTTGGTAACCTAGCCCTCGAAGAAAGTGCTCATGATGGTATGGTCGAGCAAG GGTGCCTACCTGTGTTACGATCATGGCTATACTCTGAT GATTTGGCGTTGTTTAGTCACGCTGTTCGAACCTTGGCTAACCTTGACAGAGACTTCTGCAAAGATGAATCTTATGAGGACGGTGTGTACCTTTTGCATCCTCAAGGGCGACACTC TTCTCAGATTGAAGCTGATGTGATATTTGTTCATGGACTTCGTGGTGGACCGTTCATGACTTGGAGACAGCAGGAAGAGAAAACTTCGTCTGGCAAAAATGGAACGGAATGCTGGCCCAGG tcTTGGTTGGTACGTGACATTCCCAACATCCGAGTTCTCATGGTAGAGTATGATACGTCACTCACACACTGGGTATCCCAGTGTCCTCAGCAACCGGAGAC GCGGTCGCTAATGTATCGTAGTGAGGAGATAAGGTGCAAGTTACGAAAGGCAGGCGTTGGTAAAAGGCCAGTGATTTGGGTGGTTCATTCAATGGGAG GTTTGTTGGTCAAGCAACTACTGTTGGACGCCGAGGAAAACGACGAGTTTCA CTGTATGTACGACAACACAAAGGGTATCGTGTTTTACAGCACACCGCATTTGGGATCAGCTTTAGCTTCGTACTCGTCCCAGGCCCGCCACCTCTTACTACCATCGGTTGAGGTCAAGGAATTGTGTCAGA GCTCTCCCTTCCTGGCCAGTCTTCACGAAAATTTCCTGGGCTTGGTTGATCGACACCCTGATGTCAAGTTGCTAAGCTTTGGTGAGACGGAACCAATGAAATTATCCTGGATGCTGCAAACTGTTTTGGTTACTAATGATTCTGCTG ATCTTGGCGTTGGGGAATTCTTACCTCTTGATGTAAACCACGTGGATGTGTGTAAGCCTAGTAGCCAGTCAGATGAAAGATATGTAAGGACGGCCCAGTTCATAAAAGAGTTGATATCGAAATGA
- the LOC141871005 gene encoding MAM domain-containing glycosylphosphatidylinositol anchor protein 2-like: protein MNDLSADFNWTNNTGSTPSPYAGPDGDHSTSGAGLYMYIETSYPRLNREKARLISPNISSADGNCLSFYFHMKGLHIRELIVQAKSLSGSRKVLWRVKGDQGDAWHFATVPLHIPRHSFIQVVFEGVAGTGYMGNIALDDVLVFEGWNCVLKPPFAKPTLPTPTLEPIRPLVPFCGKKTQTRIVGGTTATPSSWPWQAMLLYFIGNGQWVQYCGGSLISPEWVLTAAHCVANIREEEYVHSTVRLRWRMCISDDWFYQSIYSF, encoded by the exons ATGAACGATTTATCTGCGGACTTTAATTGGACCAACAATACAGGGTCCACCCCCAGTCCATATGCAGGACCCGACGGAGATCATTCGACATCAGGCGCAG GATTATACATGTACATTGAAACATCCTACCCGCGTTTAAACCGCGAGAAAGCTCGACTTATTAGTCCCAATATCTCTTCCGCCGATGGAAACTGTCTCAGTTTCTACTTCCACATGAAAGGCCTTCACATCCGGGAACTCATAGTTCAAGCTAAGTCGCTCAGCGGTTCAAGAAAAGTGTTGTGGCGCGTAAAAGGCGATCAAGGAGACGCCTGGCATTTTGCTACTGTTCCTTTGCACATTCCTCGTCATTCCTTCATTCAG GTGGTGTTTGAAGGAGTTGCTGGTACAGGTTACATGGGTAACATAGCTCTCGATGACGTTTTGGTCTTTGAGGGATGGAACTGCGTATTAAAACCACCTTTTGCAAAGCCGACATTACCAACACCGACACTCGAACCCATTCGACCGT TGGTTCCATTTTGTGGAAAGAAGACACAAACGCGCATCGTGGGTGGCACCACAGCCACACCAAGTTCTTGGCCTTGGCAGGCCATGCTACTGTATTTTATTGGAAACGGGCAATGGGTTCAGTACTGCGGAGGATCCCTAATAAGCCCTGAATGGGTTTTGACAGCTGCGCATTGCGTTGCAAACATAAGAGAGGAAGAGTACGTCCACAGCACGGTCAG ATTGAGGTGGAGAATGTGCATAAGCGATGACTGGTTCTACCAatcaatttattcattttga
- the LOC141870973 gene encoding 52 kDa repressor of the inhibitor of the protein kinase-like, translating to MSSSKKGVQAEIAKCAPDADYQGCCLHALNLAICHACERPIQNMLDSCRELYSFLDNSPKRQRFLDIVIDVLGKGETKKRKLKNLCKTRWIERHSTFETIYDLYEYVVTTLDEICVPSEDERFECPGEESWDWDASTRTLANGLRHTMKSFGYIFCFVCAMDMLEPMRPLVSALQGRLVEVYFGFKKVEEVMNSYTDILSGIDKWFERLYTKVLRLSELVGSAEERPLVNRRGTTPAETAKEYWKRAVAIPFLDIVSSELKSRFSHEKRAHYELCALVPEVISKKDENAVTSLLNVLKEKWEHILPLPAAFESELFR from the coding sequence ATGAGTTCAAGCAAAAAAGGTGTTCAAGCCGAAATCGCCAAATGTGCACCCGACGCTGACTATCAAGGATGCTGCCTGCATGCATTGAATCTTGCAATTTGTCATGCTTGCGAAAGACCGATACAAAACATGTTGGACAGTTGCCGTGAATTGTACAGTTTTCTCGACAACTCTCCAAAAAGGCAACGCTTTTTGGATATTGTTATTGACGTCTTGGGAAAAGGTGAGACCAAAAAACggaaattgaaaaacttgtgCAAAACAAGATGGATTGAGCGGCACTCAACGTTTGAAACAATCTACGATCTATACGAATATGTGGTCACTACCCTAGATGAAATATGCGTTCCCTCGGAGGATGAGCGCTTTGAATGTCCAGGCGAGGAGTCATGGGATTGGGATGCCAGTACTCGAACATTAGCAAATGGACTGAGACACACAATGAAAAGCTTTGGGtacattttctgttttgtgtGCGCGATGGACATGCTGGAACCAATGAGACCACTTGTTAGTGCACTCCAAGGTCGCCTCGTAGAAGTCTATTTTGGCTTCAAAAAAGTGGAGGAGGTCATGAATTCCTATACTGACATTCTGAGTGGCATAGATAAGTGGTTCGAGCGTTTGTACACGAAAGTTTTGCGTCTTTCAGAGTTGGTTGGATCGGCTGAAGAGCGACCACTTGTTAATCGTAGGGGTACCACTCCAGCAGAAACGGCTAAGGAGTATTGGAAGCGCGCTGTCGCAATACCGTTTTTAGACATAGTTTCATCGGAATTGAAGTCCCGTTTCAGCCACGAAAAGCGAGCTCATTATGAGCTGTGTGCCCTCGTGCCAGAGGTAATCAgcaaaaaagatgaaaacgcTGTAACTAGCCTTCTCAACGTTCTGAAAGAGAAATGGGAGCATATTCTTCCGCTACCTGCGGCGTTTGAAAGTGAGCTGTTTCGCTAG
- the LOC141871021 gene encoding CUB and peptidase domain-containing protein 1-like: protein MGAHYRNYTRLIGTEQDFGIKRIYVHSEYNSITRYNFDIALIRLNRPAMIKRGVSPVCLPDDNIIFPESSECWITGWGRLSPGGNSPEELQQAEVPLVSKENCILNGSYSAHQITNEMLCAGLPEGGTDACQGDSGGPLVCEDNGNWFILGDTSWGYSCALPNFYGIYGNVRVLKEWLYHIMAHPQP from the coding sequence ATGGGTGCTCATTATAGAAACTACACTCGCCTAATTGGGACTGAGCAGGACTTCGGCATCAAAAGAATCTATGTCCACAGCGAATACAACAGCATTACTCGTTACAACTTTGACATCGCTCTAATTCGTTTGAATCGCCCTGCAATGATAAAGCGTGGAGTTAGCCCAGTGTGTCTCCCTGATGACAATATCATCTTTCCAGAATCATCTGAATGTTGGATAACCGGATGGGGAAGATTAAGTCCGGGAGGAAATTCTCCAGAGGAGCTACAACAGGCCGAAGTTCCACTGGTTTCGAAAGAAAACTGCATCCTGAACGGTTCCTACTCAGCGCACCAGATTACTAATGAGATGTTATGTGCCGGGTTGCCAGAGGGCGGGACAGATGCCTGTCAAGGGGATTCAGGTGGACCACTGGTATGCGAGGACAATGGCAATTGGTTCATTTTGGGAGATACAAGCTGGGGCTACAGCTGCGCGCTGCCAAACTTCTACGGCATTTATGGAAATGTGAGGGTTTTGAAAGAGTGGCTTTACCATATAATGGCTCATCCTCAACCCTAG